A stretch of the Coleofasciculus sp. FACHB-1120 genome encodes the following:
- a CDS encoding radical SAM protein, translated as MPPLVANYYLTYRCNARCHFCNIWALEPPQEADFATIQHNLKDLRRLGLKYIDFTGGEPLLRADVGQIYAEAKQQGFWTSMTTNTILYPKKAKEIQGLVDFLNFSLDGADAETHDHSRGVKIFDTLVESVAIAQELGEQPVLNHTVTAQNYQNIDEIAELGLRLGVRVWLNPAFTAHDHYNSNKNPTPDMVAAIQAAAKKYKNVGYNKAALAFIEAGGNDTKNPRCKAVDAVIAISPDDKLLLPCYHFAQTGVPINGKLYDLYRQSEEVESYRKSQGKLSVCEGCTVWCYLIPSFFMGVDKYWWLNQVSYAGEFLARKRFLQRA; from the coding sequence ATGCCTCCTTTAGTTGCCAATTACTACTTAACTTATCGCTGCAACGCCCGGTGTCACTTTTGTAACATCTGGGCATTAGAGCCACCTCAAGAAGCTGATTTTGCCACGATTCAACACAACTTAAAGGACTTGCGCCGCTTGGGTCTTAAGTATATAGACTTTACAGGTGGCGAACCCCTCCTACGTGCGGATGTTGGTCAGATTTACGCTGAAGCAAAACAGCAGGGATTCTGGACTAGCATGACGACGAATACAATTCTTTACCCCAAAAAAGCTAAGGAAATTCAAGGATTAGTTGACTTCTTGAATTTCTCTCTAGATGGTGCGGATGCTGAAACCCACGACCATTCGCGGGGGGTGAAAATTTTTGACACCCTGGTTGAGTCGGTGGCGATCGCCCAAGAACTCGGCGAACAACCCGTTCTTAATCACACCGTCACCGCTCAAAATTATCAAAACATTGACGAAATCGCAGAACTCGGTCTACGTCTAGGTGTTAGGGTCTGGCTCAACCCAGCTTTCACCGCCCACGACCACTACAATTCCAACAAGAATCCCACTCCAGATATGGTGGCAGCAATTCAAGCCGCCGCCAAGAAATATAAAAATGTCGGATACAATAAGGCTGCACTGGCGTTCATTGAAGCTGGGGGGAATGATACGAAGAATCCCCGCTGTAAAGCGGTCGATGCAGTAATTGCGATTTCTCCCGACGACAAGCTACTCCTACCTTGCTATCACTTTGCCCAAACCGGCGTTCCCATAAACGGAAAGCTTTACGACCTCTATCGCCAGTCAGAGGAAGTGGAATCCTACCGCAAATCTCAGGGCAAGCTGTCCGTGTGCGAAGGATGTACGGTATGGTGTTACTTGATCCCCAGCTTCTTTATGGGTGTAGATAAGTATTGGTGGTTGAATCAAGTAAGCTATGCCGGAGAATTCCTGGCCCGAAAAAGATTCTTACAACGAGCTTGA
- a CDS encoding glycosyltransferase family 2 protein: MPENSWPEKDSYNELEPFDSLLSECRDAINEVSTEEFESDFFQGLAGRRRKAAFALTVIWGSIIALHMFVWGSWLVLVLTGLLVIQAFRVVFARPRPVPAPLSEATKDQWPSVSLLVAAKNEEAVIGNLLKMLCNQDYPVDRYEVWVIDDHSTDRTPLVLEHLAKEYRQLKVLRRGANGVGGKSGALNQVLSLTRGEIVGVFDADAQVPPDMLRRVCPSFERQQVGAVQMRKAIANPSLNFWTRGQIAEMALDSYFQEQRIAIGGIGELRGNGQFVRRAALEHCGGWNEETITDDLDLTIRLHLDRWDIEFLIFPPVYEEGVTSARALWHQRNRWAEGGYQRYLDYWRLLVSNRMGTLKSIDAFSFLLTQYLLPAAAVPDCLMAIARNRLPILSPVTGMTFTLFFMGMFVGLRRTRKEEKMTASVFFVTLLQTLRGVFYMLHWMVIIAGTTARMSVRPKRLKWVKTVHQGSSEESFEF, encoded by the coding sequence ATGCCGGAGAATTCCTGGCCCGAAAAAGATTCTTACAACGAGCTTGAACCGTTCGATTCTCTATTGTCTGAATGTAGAGACGCAATCAATGAAGTCTCTACAGAAGAATTTGAGAGCGACTTTTTTCAGGGACTGGCAGGACGCAGACGTAAAGCGGCGTTCGCCTTAACGGTGATTTGGGGCAGCATCATTGCCTTACATATGTTTGTTTGGGGTTCGTGGTTAGTCCTAGTCCTAACCGGACTTTTGGTGATTCAGGCGTTCCGCGTCGTATTCGCGCGACCCCGACCAGTCCCAGCGCCGTTGTCGGAAGCAACAAAAGACCAATGGCCTTCTGTTTCCCTACTGGTGGCAGCTAAAAATGAGGAAGCTGTTATTGGCAACCTGTTGAAAATGCTGTGTAATCAAGACTACCCAGTAGATCGGTACGAAGTTTGGGTGATTGACGACCACAGCACCGATCGAACGCCCCTCGTATTAGAGCATTTGGCGAAGGAATATCGCCAGCTAAAAGTCCTGCGCCGAGGTGCGAATGGGGTTGGCGGCAAATCGGGGGCGCTGAATCAAGTATTGTCCTTGACGCGAGGAGAAATTGTCGGGGTGTTTGATGCCGACGCCCAAGTGCCCCCAGATATGCTGCGGCGGGTTTGCCCAAGTTTTGAGCGGCAACAAGTGGGTGCCGTGCAGATGCGAAAAGCGATCGCAAACCCATCGCTGAATTTCTGGACTCGCGGTCAGATAGCAGAAATGGCACTAGACTCCTATTTCCAGGAGCAGCGCATTGCCATTGGCGGCATCGGGGAACTCCGAGGGAACGGTCAATTTGTCCGCAGAGCTGCCTTGGAGCATTGTGGTGGGTGGAATGAAGAAACCATCACGGACGATTTAGATTTAACGATACGCTTACATCTGGATCGGTGGGATATCGAATTTCTGATCTTTCCCCCCGTATATGAGGAAGGCGTCACCAGTGCCAGGGCACTGTGGCACCAGCGCAATCGATGGGCGGAAGGGGGATATCAGCGCTATCTGGACTACTGGCGTCTGCTGGTCTCAAACCGAATGGGCACCCTCAAAAGCATTGATGCGTTCTCGTTTTTGCTCACCCAGTATCTTCTCCCCGCCGCTGCCGTGCCCGATTGCCTGATGGCGATCGCACGGAATCGTTTGCCTATTCTCAGTCCCGTTACCGGAATGACATTCACCCTCTTTTTCATGGGGATGTTTGTCGGTCTGCGTCGCACCCGGAAAGAAGAGAAAATGACAGCATCCGTCTTTTTCGTCACTCTACTGCAAACCTTACGGGGCGTCTTTTATATGCTCCACTGGATGGTGATCATCGCCGGGACTACTGCCCGGATGTCCGTGCGACCGAAGCGGCTGAAATGGGTTAAAACAGTGCATCAAGGCAGCAGCGAGGAAAGTTTTGAGTTTTGA
- a CDS encoding DNA polymerase III subunit gamma/tau, translating to MTYQPLHHKYRPQTFADLVGQEAIAHTLRNAIRTERIAPAYLFTGSRGTGKTSSARILAKSLNCLQNPQPTEHPCGVCPVCQGIAKGSALDVIEIDAASNTGVDNIREIIERAQYAPVQCRYKVYVIDEVHSLSSAAFNALLKTLEEPPNHVVFVLATTDPQRVLPTIISRCQRFDFRRIPLEAMVGHLGKIAQLENINITSEAITLVSQVAQGGLRDAESLLDQLSLLSGQVTVEAVWDLVGAVPERDLMELLKAIADSDPEAVLEKARHLMDRGREPLIVLQNLAGFYRDLLIAKTAPKRPDLVAVTAPTWTQLCEFAELDIPTILQGQKHLKDSEVQIRNTTQPRLWLEVTLLGLLPAANSGQQTQAVGNVNLARPRVERQEAKVERGSSIPNTPHSAPAQPATPAVKTPPPSVSPIQQESPPETPPETSPVSAPPPEPQESTEPPAPVSHPVEGAEQGVELAQVWQQVINHVQLLGTREFLRQRCRLLNFNGREAILSVSTTGLLKLAQTKLPDVEAAFLKTFQSKVKVSFQVAGETELKSNPVSKPPTSQRSDSLGTSPSQNSVGTIASGTPAPQSAPVQPSGETQKENGASNYSAPPSTSSSSNLPPQAKHEFRNGSSTASRTSAATAQPSAPSSGEWDDEVAIAAKRLADFFKGEIVKLADEGEENLETLDLPSLPAMPTSSSLAEMINPADELSNEWEEDDDVGF from the coding sequence GTGACCTACCAACCTCTACACCACAAGTATCGCCCTCAGACGTTCGCGGATTTGGTGGGACAAGAAGCGATCGCCCACACACTCCGCAACGCCATCCGCACCGAACGGATTGCCCCTGCTTATTTATTCACGGGTTCCAGAGGAACGGGCAAAACCTCCAGCGCCCGAATTCTGGCAAAATCGCTGAACTGTCTTCAGAATCCTCAGCCGACAGAGCATCCTTGTGGTGTTTGTCCTGTTTGCCAAGGAATCGCTAAAGGTTCAGCGCTAGATGTGATTGAAATCGATGCTGCGAGTAATACTGGCGTAGACAATATCCGGGAAATCATCGAACGCGCCCAATATGCCCCCGTTCAGTGCCGCTACAAAGTGTATGTAATTGACGAAGTTCATAGCCTCAGTTCAGCTGCGTTCAATGCCTTGCTGAAGACGCTAGAGGAGCCACCCAACCACGTTGTCTTTGTACTAGCGACCACTGACCCGCAGCGGGTGTTACCGACGATTATCTCTCGCTGCCAACGCTTTGATTTTCGCCGCATTCCCTTAGAGGCGATGGTCGGGCATCTGGGAAAGATTGCCCAGTTGGAAAACATCAACATCACCTCCGAGGCGATTACCTTGGTGTCTCAAGTCGCTCAAGGAGGCTTGCGGGATGCGGAAAGTCTGCTCGACCAACTCAGCCTATTATCCGGTCAAGTGACGGTAGAGGCGGTCTGGGATTTGGTAGGAGCGGTGCCAGAACGAGATTTAATGGAGTTGTTGAAGGCGATCGCTGATTCCGATCCGGAAGCGGTTCTGGAAAAAGCTCGTCATCTCATGGACAGGGGCAGAGAACCGCTGATTGTCCTCCAAAATCTTGCCGGTTTCTACCGCGATTTACTGATCGCCAAAACTGCCCCCAAACGCCCGGATTTAGTTGCTGTGACTGCGCCCACCTGGACTCAGCTATGCGAATTTGCGGAACTGGACATTCCGACAATTTTGCAGGGGCAAAAGCACCTTAAGGACAGCGAAGTTCAAATTAGAAATACGACTCAGCCTCGCCTGTGGTTAGAAGTGACGCTGTTGGGATTGTTGCCAGCAGCCAATAGCGGTCAGCAGACCCAGGCAGTGGGTAATGTTAATCTGGCTCGCCCGCGTGTCGAGCGGCAAGAGGCAAAAGTCGAGCGGGGATCGTCCATACCCAACACTCCACATTCAGCACCTGCCCAACCGGCTACGCCAGCCGTTAAAACCCCTCCCCCCAGTGTTTCACCGATTCAGCAGGAATCTCCACCAGAGACGCCCCCAGAGACGTCCCCAGTGTCGGCACCGCCACCAGAACCGCAAGAATCGACCGAACCCCCTGCGCCCGTTTCTCACCCGGTGGAGGGTGCGGAGCAAGGAGTCGAACTAGCTCAAGTTTGGCAACAGGTGATTAACCACGTCCAGCTATTGGGAACGCGAGAATTTTTGCGTCAACGATGCCGGTTACTAAACTTCAATGGTCGGGAAGCAATCCTGAGTGTCAGTACAACGGGTTTATTAAAGTTAGCTCAGACAAAATTGCCAGATGTGGAAGCAGCTTTTTTGAAAACTTTTCAATCTAAGGTAAAAGTTAGCTTTCAAGTTGCCGGGGAGACTGAGTTGAAGTCTAATCCTGTCTCAAAGCCGCCTACCTCCCAAAGGTCAGATTCTTTGGGAACATCGCCCAGCCAAAATTCCGTAGGAACGATCGCATCTGGGACACCGGCTCCTCAATCAGCGCCCGTACAACCTTCTGGAGAAACCCAGAAAGAGAATGGCGCTAGCAACTACTCAGCACCGCCTTCAACCAGTTCGTCCTCTAATCTGCCACCGCAAGCGAAGCATGAGTTTAGAAACGGTAGTTCTACAGCTTCACGGACTTCAGCCGCTACCGCCCAACCATCTGCACCGTCATCTGGAGAGTGGGACGATGAAGTTGCGATCGCTGCCAAACGCCTCGCTGATTTTTTCAAAGGGGAAATTGTCAAGCTGGCTGACGAGGGAGAGGAAAATTTAGAGACTTTAGATTTACCGTCGCTTCCTGCGATGCCAACATCCTCGTCACTCGCAGAGATGATTAATCCTGCCGATGAGCTATCCAATGAGTGGGAAGAGGATGATGATGTAGGGTTTTAG
- a CDS encoding tetratricopeptide repeat protein, translated as MLKQLWRSLVRWFQRLFGTGGRRNPTPASVRAEPPKPLTDTDYEFLYSQLLEGVAHGWQQDRVLRFFDSLGDRGQSSLWVGWLRRFGERLLASPAPNNELAARMVQLGQVGCGEIGEVSYDIGMQLLTRNAPARAVNPPSVSSVFEYEEYDAPEEEVPAVSEEGEEGGELKTVTLDELLVMLQQDNGLLQQISEQLQIETTDPQVIVQALLNQFNAANPPSAEEAETPSSSADEAEAWFNQGNQQANSGELSDAIASYDRCLDISPDNYIAWNNRGVMQKNLGQLPEAIASFGKAIEIKPDFYEAWNNQGNTFQDLDRLEEAIASFDKAVEIKRNDPEAFYNRGLALENLNRYEEALDSFDRVLQLQPNYPEVWMVRGETLHRLARYEEAIASYDQALQLKLDDWDSWIGRGKSALHSAKFDPLLSSVSQIAQNNPALNQRGDEGQLASYEEGLKYVSQETDPEGWGRLHQAIGNAYYERSQVNPEPDPLRRQALIEYQQVLSSLSQEDFPELHHEILQDLLQLQQSLGQPSE; from the coding sequence ATGCTCAAGCAACTATGGCGATCGCTGGTGAGGTGGTTTCAGCGTTTATTTGGAACGGGCGGCAGGCGAAACCCAACACCCGCATCGGTTCGGGCGGAACCCCCTAAACCCCTGACGGATACAGATTATGAATTTTTGTACAGCCAACTGCTCGAAGGTGTCGCGCATGGTTGGCAGCAAGACCGGGTTTTGCGGTTTTTTGATTCCCTGGGCGATCGCGGTCAATCATCCCTCTGGGTGGGGTGGTTGAGGCGCTTTGGCGAAAGATTACTGGCTTCACCTGCACCCAATAATGAGTTAGCGGCGCGAATGGTGCAGCTCGGTCAGGTGGGCTGTGGAGAAATTGGGGAAGTTTCTTATGATATTGGGATGCAACTGCTGACCAGAAACGCTCCGGCACGAGCAGTAAACCCCCCCTCCGTCTCCTCTGTCTTTGAATACGAGGAGTACGACGCGCCGGAGGAGGAAGTCCCTGCGGTTAGCGAGGAAGGTGAGGAAGGCGGAGAACTCAAAACAGTCACCCTGGATGAGTTGTTGGTGATGTTGCAACAGGATAACGGTTTACTTCAGCAAATTTCCGAGCAACTGCAAATTGAGACGACCGATCCCCAAGTCATTGTGCAGGCATTGCTGAATCAATTCAATGCGGCAAATCCACCCAGCGCAGAGGAAGCAGAAACTCCATCATCAAGTGCAGATGAAGCCGAAGCTTGGTTTAATCAAGGGAATCAGCAAGCGAATTCTGGGGAATTGTCCGATGCGATCGCGAGCTACGATCGGTGCTTGGATATTAGCCCGGATAACTATATCGCCTGGAACAACCGAGGCGTGATGCAGAAAAATTTAGGACAGTTGCCAGAAGCGATCGCCAGCTTTGGCAAGGCGATAGAAATCAAACCCGACTTTTACGAAGCTTGGAACAACCAAGGCAATACTTTCCAGGACTTAGACCGTTTAGAAGAAGCGATCGCCAGCTTTGACAAGGCAGTAGAAATCAAAAGAAACGATCCAGAAGCCTTCTACAATCGGGGATTAGCGCTGGAAAACTTAAACCGCTACGAAGAAGCGCTAGATAGTTTTGACCGGGTGCTACAACTCCAACCCAACTATCCAGAAGTCTGGATGGTACGCGGCGAGACTTTACACCGCTTAGCTCGATATGAGGAAGCGATCGCCAGCTATGACCAAGCTTTGCAACTCAAGCTGGATGATTGGGACTCCTGGATCGGTCGCGGTAAATCGGCGCTTCATTCAGCAAAATTCGACCCGCTATTGAGTTCCGTCAGTCAGATCGCTCAAAACAATCCAGCCTTGAACCAACGCGGCGATGAAGGGCAATTGGCAAGCTATGAGGAAGGGTTGAAGTACGTTTCTCAAGAGACCGACCCAGAAGGTTGGGGCAGATTGCATCAAGCAATCGGCAATGCTTATTATGAGCGATCGCAAGTCAATCCAGAACCCGATCCGTTGCGCCGACAAGCCCTCATTGAGTACCAACAGGTGCTATCAAGCCTCTCCCAAGAGGATTTTCCAGAATTGCATCACGAGATTTTGCAAGACCTTCTGCAACTCCAACAATCTTTAGGACAACCCTCTGAATAA